One window from the genome of Papilio machaon chromosome 6, ilPapMach1.1, whole genome shotgun sequence encodes:
- the LOC106707338 gene encoding arrestin homolog, producing the protein MLDLLSLVLVVAVKVFKKTTPNGKVTVYLGKRDFIDHVDYCDPIDGVVVVDTEYLKGRKVYSQLVTTYRFGREEDEVMGVKFSKEMVVGQEQVVPMINSKMELTPVQEKLLKKLGPNAFPFTFSFPEMSPSSVTLQPSEEDQGKPMGVEYCVRTYVAESEDQKSHKRSSVTLAIKKLQHAPASRGRRLPSSLVSKGFTFSNGKISLEVTLDKEIYYHGEKIAANLIVSNNSRKSVRNIRCMVVQHVEITMINSQFSRHVASLESREGCPVTPGASLSKTFYLVPLARSNKDIRGVALDGHLKEDDVNLASSTLVCEGKCPADAIGIVVSYSVRVKLNCGTLGGELVTDVPFKLLHPAEGSVERQRFNAMKKMQSIERHRYENSLYTNEEEDNIVFEDFARLRMNEPE; encoded by the exons ATGCTTGACCTCCTATCTTTAGTCCTCGTGGTCGCGGTTAAagtttttaagaaaacaaCTCCAAATGGCAAAGTTACGGTCTACCTTGGCAAGCGCGACTTCATTGATCATGTGGATTACTGCGATCCGATCGATGGAGTTGTGGTTGTCGATACGGAATACCTGAAAGGAAGGAAAGTTTACAGCCAG CTCGTCACTACCTACCGATTCGGTAGGGAGGAAGATGAAGTCATGGGAGTGAAGTTTTCTAAGGAAATGGTGGTTGGCCAGGAACAAGTAGTACCCATGATCAACTCAAAAATGGAATTAACCCCCGTTCAAGAGAAACTGCTGAAGAAACTTGGACCTAACGCCTTCCCATTCACATTCAGCTTCCCTGAGATGTCACCAAGCTCT GTAACACTTCAACCATCCGAGGAAGATCAGGGCAAGCCTATGGGCGTTGAATACTGCGTTCGTACCTACGTTGCTGAAAGTGAAGACCAGAAGAGCCACAAGAGGAGCTCTGTTACTCTTGCCATCAAGAAG CTGCAACATGCTCCTGCCTCTCGTGGACGCCGCCTTCCTAGCTCCCTCGTTAGCAAGGGTTTCACATTCAGCAACGGAAAGATCAGCCTTGAGGTCACTTTGGACAAGGAAATCTACTACCATGGAGAGAAGATCGCTGCCAACCTGATCGTCTCGAACAACTCCCGCAAGTCCGTCCGCAACATCCGATGCATGGTTGTGCAGCACGTCGAAATCACCATGATCAACTCGCAGTTCAGCCGCCACGTTGCCTCCCTTGAGAGCCGAGAGGGATGCCCCGTTACACCTGGAGCCAGCTTGTCCAAGACTTTCTACCTCGTTCCATTGGCGCGCAGCAACAAGGACATCCGCG GAGTCGCTCTGGACGGACACCTGAAGGAGGATGATGTCAACTTGGCCAGCTCGACCCTTGTCTGCGAAGGCAAATGCCCTGCTGATGCTATTGGTATCGTTGTCTCGTACTCTGTCCGCGTCAAGCTGAACTGTGGAACTCTTGGCGGCGAACTTGTCACTGATGTGCCATTCAAGCTTCTGCACCCCGCTGAAG GATCTGTTGAACGCCAACGTTTCAACGCCATGAAGAAGATGCAATCCATCGAGCGTCACCGCTATGAGAACTCGCTTTACACTAACGAGGAAGAAGACAACATTGTCTTCGAGGACTTCGCCCGCCTCAGGATGAACGAGccagaataa
- the LOC106714456 gene encoding uncharacterized protein LOC106714456 produces the protein MTEHSKAVGVKSALIRDIEKQSGFEDEPHAYNVKSRRNLSTSVGIFTSLHGLSQSIQTPFNKLGIDNELGFNLIPAKSKCTYTSCHMAGASVQTGFNTTMKTIVSKSPKATSSDDLTTECTENVMKSIKQPPTLSTMIDKITTTGIHVNFKSKVNRNAKELKKISLPIKRNKWNKGKLKDCLFVYDLPHIVPHSIYSEQTSPVTPSIRSSHVLCEPRIVEYVSNGAQTSARQWKLYNEERNLNKVAKQRVPSSGSPRNTKNSNVFYLEACTMKPSTYHNAGCQTYEYIIPVITIASASTCSLSPAISLTDICEGRDKNELQAVYYMLSAIEVRIRRLKRNIRCRQ, from the exons ATGACGGAGCACTCGAAGGCAGTGGGAGTGAAGAGTGCACTCATACGAGACATTGAAAAGCAGTCCGGTTTTGAAGACGAACCTCACGCATACA ATGTAAAGTCTCGAAGGAATCTAAGCACATCGGTGGGAATCTTCACATCGCTTCACGGACTTTCCCAGTCAATACAAACACCATTCAACAAACTAGGAATTGATAATG aATTGGGCTTCAATTTGATACCCGCTAAATCGAAATGCACCTACACTTCGTGTCACATGGCCGGGGCATCTGTGCAAACTGGTTTCAACACTACGATGAAAACTATAG TCTCTAAATCACCAAAAGCGACATCTAGTGACGATCTAACAACTGAGTGCACAGAAAACGTAATGAAAAGTATAAAACAACCACCAACCCTTAGTACgatgattgataaaataacTACAACAG GAattcatgtaaattttaaaagtaaagttaataGAAATGCAaaagaacttaaaaaaatatcattgcctattaaaagaaacaaatggAATAAGGGGAAATTAAAAG ACTGCTTATTCGTCTATGACTTACCTCATATCGTACCGCATTCAATTTACTCAGAGCAGACTTCTCCAGTTACGCCTTCAATAAGATCGA gtcATGTTTTGTGTGAACCAAGAATTGTAGAATATGTGAGTAACGGTGCACAAACTTCAGCCAGACAATGGAAACTTTATAATGaagaaagaaatttaaataaag TTGCAAAACAACGAGTGCCATCTAGTGGCAGTCCTCGAAACACAAAAAACTCCAATGTATTCTACTTAGAGGCTTGCACAATGAAACCTAGTACTTATCATAACGCAGGATGTCAGACATATGAATACATTATTCCAGTAATAACTATAGCTAGTGCCTCCACCTGTAGTCTATCACCAGCAATAAGTCTTACGGATATTTGCGAAGGGAGAGATAAGAATGAATTACAAGCCGTGTATTACATGTTGAGTGCAATCGAAGTAAGGATCAGAAGATTGAAACGAAACATTCGCTGCAGACAATAA
- the LOC106714455 gene encoding uncharacterized protein LOC106714455: MTQRLTNTMKWLWCVFILYSGPTWSPVRCVTVRTPPKNPTTVEAQAKFFQDFFSVQLSPYKIEFGHVCEDPNTWEQRYEKKDYKNHRDMGKVRWGDKKGGYGEHYWDLNHAGHAGDHGDEGYDSPDDSSYHEDRHEPYEEPSEQVHKYDEDGYGPEYPSKYDEPNRAKRANIKRNVKKARGEQDRQKAQEKTKTDESTELKPVDEYEAEASEEKEIFEMNTKPKSQRIEKERKSEESIQPREKNQVVLILSQKEMNTPETGEQMPRTKEEAKHYVPYEGGAGVRQHQYPEVIRTTAPRLFLEPSTGHVVDRATGQAYVLQPLVQKPSSL, from the exons ATGACACAACGTCTCACCAACACCATG aagTGGTTGTGGTGcgttttcatattatattccGGGCCAACATGGAGTCCAGTAAGATGTGTCACAGTTAGAACACCGCCAAAGAATCCAACTACAGTTGAAGCACAAGCAAAATTCTTTCA GGACTTTTTCTCAGTACAATTAAGTCCGTACAAGATCGAATTCGGACATGTCTGTGAGGACCCGAACACTTGGGAACAACGCTACGAGAAGAAAGATTACAAGAACCACAGGGACATGGGCAAA GTCCGTTGGGGTGATAAAAAAGGAGGCTATGGTGAACACTACTGGGACTTGAACCACGCAGGCCACGCGGGAGACCACGGCGATGAAGGTTATGATAGTCCAGACGACAGTTCGTACCACGAGGACAGACACGAACCGTATGAAGAACCCAGTGAACAAGTACACAAGTATGATGAAGACGGGTATGGACCTGAATATCCATCGAAGTACGATGAACCTAACAGAGCTAAAAGGGCAAATATAAAGAGAAATGTAAAGAAAGCCAGAGGTGAACAAGATCGCCAAAAAGCTCAGGAAAAAACCAAAACCGATGAATCCACAGAATTAAAACCAGTTGATGAATATGAAGCTGAAGCCAGTGAAGAAaaggaaatatttgaaatgaacaCAAAACCAAAATCCCAACGTATAGAAAAAGAACGTAAATCCGAAGAATCAATACAACCAAGAGAAAAGAATCAagtcgttttaattttaagtcaaaaagAAATGAATACACCAGAAACTGGTGAACAGATGCCACGTACCAAAGAAGAAGCAAAGCATTACGTTCCCTATGAAGGAGGAGCTGGAGTGAGACAGCATCAGTATCCAGAAGTTATACGGACCACTGCTCCTCGACTATTTCTAGAACCTTCAACTGGCCATGTTGTAGATAGAGCCACCGGACAAGCGTACGTTTTGCAACCCCTTGTTCAAAAACCTAGTTctctttaa
- the LOC106714471 gene encoding peroxisomal targeting signal 2 receptor — MPTFLTPGRHGYNVRFSRRRPDSIAVATSQYYGLAGGGTLFFLELAPDGTTLLEVQKLEWSDGLFDVAWSGSSDGVAACGAGDGTVVIWRGGCAAALRVLRGHRSEVCSVEWPRSHILSASWDTTVKLWDPESEACISTFAGHSQLVYTAAFSPHSAATFASVSGDGHLKIWTCMEPVRPAAVVKAHDAEVLSCDWSRTESHALVTAGSDGLVRGWDLRRLTTPMFTLKGCECAVRRVQFSPHTPSVIAAVSYDFTTRIWDLKRGCEPLETIRHHSEFTYGLDWNSLRPHQLADCGWDSLVHVFTPRSLAAL; from the exons ATGCCGACCTTCCTGACACCAGGTAGGCATGGCTACAATGTGCGGTTCTCTCGTAGAAGGCCCGACTCCATTGCGGTGGCTACTAGTCAGTACTACGGGTTAGCTGGTGGTGGAACATTGTTCTTCCTTGAACTGGCACCAGACGGTACTACATTATTAGAAGTACAGAAACTGGAGTGGAGTGATGGACTCTTTGATGTG GCGTGGTCCGGTAGCAGTGACGGTGTGGCGGCATGCGGCGCGGGTGATGGTACTGTAGTGATCTGGCGAGGGGGTTGTGCGGCCGCGTTACGAGTGCTGAGGGGACATCGCAGTGAGGTGTGCTCTGTTGAGTGGCCGCGTTCCCATATTCTTAGTGCTAGTTGGGATACTACTGTTAAACTG TGGGATCCGGAGTCGGAGGCGTGTATCAGCACATTCGCGGGTCACTCTCAGCTGGTGTACACGGCGGCGTTCTCCCCGCACTCGGCGGCTACATTCGCCTCGGTGTCGGGCGACGGACACCTCAAGATCTGGACGTGTATGGAGCCTGTGCGACCTGCTGCTGTTGTTAAGGCGCATGACGCTGAG GTATTATCTTGTGATTGGAGTAGAACAGAGAGCCATGCGCTGGTGACGGCGGGTTCCGATGGCTTAGTGAGAGGCTGGGATTTAAGACGACTGACCACACCGATGTTTACTCTCAAAG gTTGCGAGTGCGCAGTGCGAAGGGTTCAGTTTTCTCCGCACACGCCATCAGTGATAGCGGCCGTGTCTTACGACTTTACCACCAG GATATGGGACTTGAAGCGCGGTTGTGAGCCTTTAGAGACGATCCGTCATCACTCTGAGTTCACATACGGGTTGGACTGGAACTCGCTGCGGCCGCACCAGCTCGCAGACTGCGGCTGGGACTCGCTCGTGCACGTCTTCACACCGCGATCGCTCGCTGCGCTCTGA